The genomic region TGATGGCAGCCAGATGTGCTCATCCTGGGGcattgctgcagctgggctcctgctgttTCTGCACAGCAAACCCCCAGTTTTGTGTTTAGCCTGGTGATCCAGAGGGATCCCGGCCGTGCTCACCGCGAACACTCACGGGCTTTTTTCCAAATCTCCTCCATGACAGCCATGGGATCCCCATGGCAtcacagaggagcagagccctttgAGAAAGCCAGGGTGAGGATGATGGCAACCAGATGTGCTCATCCTGGGGCATTGCTACAGCTGGGTTCCTGCTGTTTCTGCACAACAAACCCTCAGCATGTGTGTTTTGTGTTTACCCCGGCGATCTGGCGGGATCCCGGCCGCGCTCACCGCGAACACTCACCGGCTTTTTTCCAAATCTCCTCCGTGACATAGCCCGTCCCCGACCTGCTGCTGAACTCCCTCAGGGAATCTGCTGGAGGAAGGGACACAGGGAAAGGTTGGCAAAGCCTTATCCCACCCAGCTGCCACTCACGTGCCCAGTGGTACCTCAGGACATCACGGGGCAGGGAAGGATTAACCAGCTAAAACTCCAAGCAGAAGATTGCTACGGTTAAAGCCACTCCTCAGACACTCAGATGATAAATTACAACATTTAATTAGCACCTTGCATAATTTATGACACTGTATAACCTGTCTCCTGGTACTCAAAAACAACAGGCAATGCTTATAAATGTATGTTATCTAACTTCTGCACTGTCCACAGGCTGTGAGCATCAATCTGTACACCAGCAGCTTACATTAAGCATAGCACTTCCCAATCCCAGGGCAATTCAAAGGCTTGAACTGATGGACAAACTGTCCTCCAAGACACCTGGAGATGCTGCTTGATGCTTAACTGAACCTTCTCACAAGAGCAATAGAGCTTGAAAATTATCACTAGGTCCCACAAGGGGAGAAAGCAACAGCTTTccaaatttatataaaaatttttaattatatcACCTTTAACAGCATGGGGCTGGAAGTGTATTAGTCATGATATACTTAAATATAGAAGGGCTAAAAgctggctgtgccccccaggctgTCACATACACCCACTGCTCCTCAGGCTTGGTTGCAACTGGAGCCAGGGGCACTTGGATTTCTTGCAGAAGGATTCACTCTATATTTTGTATACAAACAAGCAGAATATGCATAAAATTGGCATTTATTCTTGCTAGAAGAAATCCATTTTTATTACTGAATAAtcagaggattttttccccacagcttGAATTGCAGTGGGTTGGTTTGAATGGAAATCTGAATTACATTGaaataaatcagcattttaCACTTGTTTTTTCTACAGGGTCAAACCCCTGCATACTGGATGGGGAAACCAGTCAGCTTTGATAAAGTTGACTCATGATACAAAAATAGAATTAGTACCACAGGTAGCTATTACACTTACCAAAGCCTTTGGTATTTTTAGAATAAATAGAACACAACATTTAAAATCCTTCAGGCAAGAGGGACTGGAAGGGGGAGAGTGGTAGAGACTAACACCTCTTCCCTGCCTTTTCACCCCCAGCTTTGGACCAGCTTTGGCCAGCAGTGACAAGGAAAGCATGAGCAAAGGTGCCTTTAGACATGACAAAAACTGCTTCCTGTGTCACCTCTCTTCAAATACTTGAGAAAAATACTTAAGCACTGTGTGGATGTGACAGcctggggtgttttttttgtttgtttgttttgggttttttttggttggttctTTTTTTCAGAAGGCAAAATGGCAAAAGCCCTGTTTATTTGATCCTCTCTTCTTTTATACCTTAGTTTGCTACAGGTGCACCTGATTGGTCATTTAATCAATACATTTCACATGATTGCCTAATTAACAAGACACCCATTTGTAAACAATCTTatgagaaaaacagcaaaacagattGTTcaaaaacaccacctgcagattGTTTTAGTATTTGACTATCATTATTtatctccagctccctaaagCTTCCCAGGCCGATTCATGGGAAAACTTATccagctttctctctctctgaccaggctgtTATTGTATTTGTTGGGAGGTGCCctgatgaaggcaggaatggtgaatctgactccatgtgctcagaaggctcatttattagTTTATGATactatatatattaaaaaatactatactatactaaagaatagagaaaggatacttattaaatgctaaaaagataacaatgaaaactggtgactctctccagagtcctgacacagcttggccctgactggccaaagagtgaaaacaactcacacagaatgcaatggaacaatcacctgtgggtgaacaatctccaaacacattgcacatgtgagcacagcacaggagaagcaaatgagatcagaattgttttccttttctctgaggctcctcagcttcccaggaggaaaaaccctgggtgaagggattttccagagaatgtgaatgccacacccATGGGTCCCACCCTGCCATGGATTCTCCATCAAGGGAGAAGCTTcatcctgcagagctctgtgtcagCAGAGGGACACATGGCTCGTGTAGTGACACCTCTGTGGCTCCAGGTGTCACAGAGACCacccagctcatcccagagACAGCCAAATGTCACCCAGGCACTTCGAGCGAGGCCAAACACAGTTTGTCCCACCCACAGCAGTGCTTAACCAAACGCATCCCATGACTGGCAGGCAGgaccatccctccctgcccgcgGGGCCGTGCCCGCTCACCGCTGCCCGCGGAGTCGGCGCTGGCGGGGCTGTGCTGGCGGCTGAGCAGCTCGGTGCCCGCCTTGCGCGGCTCGGCCGTCTCGGAGCAGCGCCGCTTCCAGTAGTTGAGCTCCTCCCTGTCGGCCTCCTGGCAGCGCCGCAGCACCGCCATGGAGCGCCGTGTCTTCTCCACCATCTCCATGATGCAGTTCAGGGCCTGCAGAGCGGGGGAAAGGTCTCAGTCGTTATAGGAATGTGTCTCTTCTAATGGCGTGACAAAGCTATCTTCTGTGCCCTCAAAAAGGAAATCAGCCCACAAGTTTCTCTCCTCGATGAGGCGGAAAAGGCATCTCATaggacctgggggacttcacctcaaacttaaggatagctAATTGGATAGGAGCCAAAAAGTTCCACCTGGGCAATTTACTAGataaagaagagaacaaagaaactaattgcttttgtgaggtgttctaccaggggcaggagggccTCTTGCACCTGgatcagtttttctctgtaaagagttttgttttgccttttattaaaacctttttgtttccaacactgccacagaagccatcctgctgattttatgccttctaaggtagctgagctatcttgggtgtgaAATAAATCTCCAAGAGTTTATGAGACCTAGCTTGAAGAGAATCATATTTCAGTCATCACAGGTTTCACTGTGGAGGGACCATCCCAGGCAGATGAGGCAGGAGCAAGGtggttttccaggatttggaTGGTGTCATGCCCAAGGATACAGCACTAGGTAGGGTCACCACAAGAGGTAGCTCAGCACCTCCAAGACATGCTCCTTAAAGTGGAGAGGAAAACCCCACCACTTTCCTACAGGATTAGGGTTGGTTATGCTGGTGTCAGTTCTCCAGAATCACAGTCTAACTCCAAATATTCAACTACTGAGCCTCTGCTCCAACCCAACACCattccctcaaaaaaacccattagCTTTAAAGCGTGAGGTCTCTCTGCATTTATGATCAAAGCTGAATTTTAATCCCATCTCTTTGACACAAACAGCAGTGAAgtgccctggaggagctgccttgCTCAGAAGGAAAAAGCTCAGCATAAAATCTGCCAGAAGCACCAGGTCTTGCTGTTGGTGCTTTTTTTGGTCCATAAAAGGCTGGCACCTCAGGGAAAAGAAGTCTTAAAATACAGTAATGATAGGTTTACTCATTTTGTAAGTCCATATCCTGACTGCACTTAGTGCATCTGTGCACTtgtgctggccagggctggggcagaaaAGATCCCAGTGGGGATAAAGCTGGGGTTGGTGTCTCAGCCAGCCATGGCAACACCTGGCCATGCTCTGCAGAAGCTCCCCAGCTCCAGACACTTCATCCAcatcaattttattttccactgaCCATGGGCAGAGGAAACCTGCCAGGAAAGTGCTACAGCTCCTCTCATCCCTCCCCACCATCCACCTGCTTGTGGTGGCTTGTTCCTCCACCAGGCACCAGGAGAGCCTGGATATGGTATCAACAAGGAAATCACCAACTGGAGCAGGTGGAACACTGGGTTGCTGCTTCCCACAGagcttcccacagcccctgcagctccttacGTGATCGAGATGCTTCCACTCATCCGCCCACTCCCTTTCTGTCAGGCGGTGATCCACCAGCTCGTCCTGGTAGCCTCCATTCAACCCTGCAAcaaaacacagccacagagggaTCAGATGGACCAGTGGAGAGAGAAGTGGCCCCAAAACAAGAATCAAGAGCTCTGTTTCCAGCTTCACATAGCTGGGATTTTAAAACGCATCTCCAGGTGGCCTCTCTACAGGGGTAATTCCATGCTGGTGCTTTTTTATCCCTGTCTGCTTTACTGTCTGGGAAGTGCTACAATCCActtgtggctccagctctgacCTGCTTGTGGAGCTGGTTCTCCTGTTATAaacccacagcagctcagagcctgaGATTCAGGCTGTTGTGTTGGAAAAACATTGTGTACCTCCGACACATCCCTTGGAGAAACAGGGCAGGGGGTCAATCCCTACTCTCCTGCTTTGGAGATCTTGGAAAAGTTAATTTCTATCTCCCTGCCCTCTCTTCCTGCCTGCTGGGTTGGCTATACTCAACTCACACATAAAGTCCTTCCTCCTTACCCTCAGTGACTCCAGCCTTCATACAGTGAAATACAAACTCTCAATCCTCCTGTTTGCAGCTTCCCAAGGGGAGCTTTTTCCTCTGAACTCCCTGCAAAGACTCAGCTGTGAGGACATGCCCAGGATCACCCATCTTTGGGTACGAGGGGCCAAGCAAAGGCCAACACCAAAGCTCAACCAGGAACCCTCAGGCTCTCACCAAGCCCGCCGTGCCTGTCCCGGATCTCTCTGTGCTCCAACATCTTGCTGGGGTCCCTGTAGAGGTGGGAGGTGGCAATATCTTCCAAGGTGTAGTGCTGAAGgggtggtggggtggggtggaaCTGCCCACTGGGGTTCATCAGGGGGAtggagagggcagggctgtgccggGGCGCGGGGCTGATGGTGCAAACCCGCTTGGCCGGAGGCTCTGTCGGCAGTGGCTCTCTCTCAAAGCTGCTGTCTTCCCTCCTGCAATCACACCAGCAGAGACAGGCATTCCTTAGCATCCCATACATGTACTCAGAAAGATGCAGATTTGGAATCAGCAGGGTTTGGGCAGCAAGGATTTTACCACGGGGTAAATGCAGAGAGCTCAAACAAATGCACTCAATTTGTGAGGCGATGCACAAAGTGACCCCGTCAAAGAAAAGGGTTCAGGATGCCTGAGTGTTGTGATTCATCTCTCTGAGCATGACCAAATTAAAATTTCACAGTTTTTATAAATTTGAGGCATGCTCCACATAATTGCATAACAACTTTTATCTTGGAATAAAACATGGTGAAAATGAAGCGcatccttcccagccctgccaatgCCTCCGCTCCTTGCCTTGCGGGTGGGAAACTGCTCAGCTCTCTGGCTCGGGCTTTTCAGTGCTACCCAAAAGTCCCTCTGGGACACACAGCCTGAAAGAGGAACCCAGCCTGAATTCATAGTGCACTAGGAGCAGTCATTGAAGTCTTAGAAAAGAATTGTTGTTGGGTGTGATAAAATCCTGGATGCTGCTTAAAGCTTTGTCAGCAgcaaatataaaacaaaagtCACGACTTCAGCAACCGAGCAGAGTGACAAAAGCTGTTAGTCACCTGTCTGGACTGTGTCTCTTGCCATTGCCATTGACCTCGATGAGCAGCTCGGAGGAGTCAGCAGGAGACGTGGTGTTGGTGTTGAGCAGGATGTGCTCGTGCTGTGCCAGGTACTGGGAGGGCGTTTGCTTGGCAGCGCGGGCACAGTGCAGCAGCTCCCgctgcagcagagggaggtTGGCCTGGAAAACAAGCACAGGGCTGGATTACAGCAGGGCTTTCCAGCTGTTCCAAAAGGTTTGGCTTTCATTAATAGCTCAGAGCAGTAACACCTGTGACCCATGACCCCCACTCAGGatcccccagctcctggtgtcTGCACTGTCAGATTTACCTCAATTTTCCCAGGAGCCTGATGTTGGTGGACCCAAAATCCAGGTGTTACAGGAAGCACTGTGTGCTTCCAGCATCTAGTTACCTAGAGGCGCTGGagaatccccatccctggaagtgctcaaggcaaggttggacaaggcttggagctaccaggtctggtggaaggtgtccctgcatatagcagggggctggaatgagatgagctttaatgtcccttccaacccaaaccatcctgtgattctgtgatttaacCATCCCAGACAAACTCTGTGTGCCAGCACTTCAAACATTCTAGATCTGAACATTTGCAAATAAGATTATAGGCTCAGAAGCTGCCACATGGAGCTTGGTTTGCCTCCTTTATCACCAGCACACAAGCAGACATATGTGGCACACAGCACAACGTCAGTCAGTCCCACACGGCCAGCGCTACGCTCTGTGCAGTCTGTCTTGGGCTCCAGCAGAATTGCTGTGGTGCTTGCAAGGAGAGCTTTCCCAGCAATGTCACAGTGCCAAGAGGCACAGGCAGGCACACAGAGTGTCAgcaagccccagcagctccctgtcacCTTCAGGAAGGGGATCACAAATGGCCGCAGGGGGAAGTTGGTCGCCTCTTGCAGCTTGCAGTGAAATTCCTCGATTGTCACCGTTGAGttctgagaaaagaaattaagaaatgaaatggcaatttgttcttatttttagGCATGTGGGAAATGGCTCCAAATGAACAGAACTGGGAGGGAGACagcatctgctgctccaggactgACAGTGTTTGCATTGGATCCTGCTGGATGCAGCCAGCAAGGCTCAGGCCAGCAGAGCATGAATGCTGCACTAGGAGAGGGGTGGGAACTGCCTGGCTCAGCACTCCCCCAGCTCCAGAGTGGGAGGCAGAGGCTGactccagggcagcaggaccCAGCTGGCATCTACTGCAtgctgggacaggctgtggaGAGTCAGACTTTGATCCCAGCTGCTCAGAACTGCACACCTTCCTCCCCTTCAGTTCTCCTCATCTAACCTATCCACGGAGTCTCAGCAGCATTCTGTTCACTGTAGTCCTCTCCTGGTCCAGCCTTGcctcccctggggctgctcaggctgAGGAATGCCTGGGACTGCAGCATTTGATAATCTGCATACACAAAATTTGCCCCTGCAGCAATAAGCATGATCTGGGGTGAGAACAACAGCCAAAGGGACCTGGacagcttctccttccctccccaaaagGGTAGGCTAAGGTACATTCCATTTCCATGGAATGAAATATGCTATAtgaatgcagcagcagcattttacaTCCAGTGCTTAAGCCCTGGGCGTGACCCAGAGGACATGGACAGACTCAGGTTTGCCTTGGAAGCAGAAatgctccaggctgctgcaatCTAGCTCCCTTCAGTGCCTGCTGAGcctcaaaagaaaaagcagagatcAGTGCAAAAAAGCAGAGATCAGTGCAGGAGCCCCATGGCACCACAGCTGCCCCGGGCTCCAGGGCCTCAGTCCAAGGtcacagaatggtctgggttggaaacATCTTTAAAggccatctcattccacccctgccatgggcagggacaccttcccctatcccagggtgctccaagccctgttcaaTGTGGCCttagacacttccagggatccaggggcagccacagctgctctgggcactctaTTCAGCACTCTattcagcaccctcacagggaagaatttcttcctaacatgcAATCCAAACCTcctctttttcagtttaaagccattccctcttgtcctgtcactccatgccttTGTAAAGCATGTGCACTATCATGTCTAAGGCACTGGACAGCATTTCTCCCAGTTATTCTGTACAAATGCAAATGCTAGATACAATTCTGCAGCAAGACCTGTTCATTTGGGTTTGAAGGCTGTTCTCATGGCAGGGGTTAGGAATGagaggatctttaaggtctcaaatcaaaccattctgtgattccatgatttacATAAAAGCTTTGTCCAATTCCTTCCAGCTTTCCTTAAGTTTAGCTGTACGCAATCTCGTGCCTAAGCCACTGGACCAACAGCTTTTTGAAacacagcaaagagaaaataaatcattCATTCCCTCAGGAAGCACAAACACAAGAGTCTAGCTCAGCAAAGATGCAGACAACACTGTGTGCCAGGACCTGGGAAaagccagcctgggatggtgcAGGACTTACCACGAGTGCCAGAACGAGGGTCCGGACCTTCTCCCCGATCTCTGGTGAGATGTCATTGCCAAACTGCTGCAGGGTGGTGAGGAAACGCTTCAGCTTGCTCAGCTGCCGGGCCCCACAcgtggctgggagctgctggttggtcagtgaggaggaggaggatgaggaagggcCGTTGCTGAACctctggggtggggatggggcccCGTTCAGGGTGGGGGGGGAATGGTTTATTCCGTTGGGCACTGCAAAGGGGAGACAGAAGCCATGCTGAGCACCAGGtgggcacatccctgtgccctggtgcTGAAG from Haemorhous mexicanus isolate bHaeMex1 chromosome 18, bHaeMex1.pri, whole genome shotgun sequence harbors:
- the CBFA2T2 gene encoding protein CBFA2T2 isoform X5 yields the protein MVGIPGSCQFAGEKRVPVMPGSPVEVKIQSRSSPPNMPPLPPVNAGGPRPVSFTPTALPNGINHSPPTLNGAPSPPQRFSNGPSSSSSSSLTNQQLPATCGARQLSKLKRFLTTLQQFGNDISPEIGEKVRTLVLALVNSTVTIEEFHCKLQEATNFPLRPFVIPFLKANLPLLQRELLHCARAAKQTPSQYLAQHEHILLNTNTTSPADSSELLIEVNGNGKRHSPDRREDSSFEREPLPTEPPAKRVCTISPAPRHSPALSIPLMNPSGQFHPTPPPLQHYTLEDIATSHLYRDPSKMLEHREIRDRHGGLGLNGGYQDELVDHRLTEREWADEWKHLDHALNCIMEMVEKTRRSMAVLRRCQEADREELNYWKRRCSETAEPRKAGTELLSRQHSPASADSAGSDSLREFSSRSGTGYVTEEIWKKAEEAVNEVKRQAMSEVQKAVAEAEQKAFEMIASERARMEQTIADAKRQATEDAFLVINEQEESTESCWNCGRKASETCSGCNIARYCGSFCQHKDWERHHRICGQGLHGQSKPLALPTGRVAAAAKSLDGIPSPALEKSSATTSRSSTPASVTAIDTNGL
- the CBFA2T2 gene encoding protein CBFA2T2 isoform X3; translated protein: MVGIPGSCQFAGEKRVPVMPGSPVEVKIQSRSSPPNMPPLPPVNAGGPRPVSFTPTARKPVPNGINHSPPTLNGAPSPPQRFSNGPSSSSSSSLTNQQLPATCGARQLSKLKRFLTTLQQFGNDISPEIGEKVRTLVLALVNSTVTIEEFHCKLQEATNFPLRPFVIPFLKANLPLLQRELLHCARAAKQTPSQYLAQHEHILLNTNTTSPADSSELLIEVNGNGKRHSPDRREDSSFEREPLPTEPPAKRVCTISPAPRHSPALSIPLMNPSGQFHPTPPPLQHYTLEDIATSHLYRDPSKMLEHREIRDRHGGLGLNGGYQDELVDHRLTEREWADEWKHLDHALNCIMEMVEKTRRSMAVLRRCQEADREELNYWKRRCSETAEPRKAGTELLSRQHSPASADSAGSDSLREFSSRSGTGYVTEEIWKKAEAVNEVKRQAMSEVQKAVAEAEQKAFEMIASERARMEQTIADAKRQATEDAFLVINEQEESTESCWNCGRKASETCSGCNIARYCGSFCQHKDWERHHRICGQGLHGQSKPLALPTGRVAAAAKSLDGIPSPALEKSSATTSRSSTPASVTAIDTNGL
- the CBFA2T2 gene encoding protein CBFA2T2 isoform X2; this encodes MVGIPGSCQFAGEKRVPVMPGSPVEVKIQSRSSPPNMPPLPPVNAGGPRPVSFTPTARKPVPNGINHSPPTLNGAPSPPQRFSNGPSSSSSSSLTNQQLPATCGARQLSKLKRFLTTLQQFGNDISPEIGEKVRTLVLALVNSTVTIEEFHCKLQEATNFPLRPFVIPFLKANLPLLQRELLHCARAAKQTPSQYLAQHEHILLNTNTTSPADSSELLIEVNGNGKRHSPDRREDSSFEREPLPTEPPAKRVCTISPAPRHSPALSIPLMNPSGQFHPTPPPLQHYTLEDIATSHLYRDPSKMLEHREIRDRHGGLGLNGGYQDELVDHRLTEREWADEWKHLDHALNCIMEMVEKTRRSMAVLRRCQEADREELNYWKRRCSETAEPRKAGTELLSRQHSPASADSAGSADSLREFSSRSGTGYVTEEIWKKAEAVNEVKRQAMSEVQKAVAEAEQKAFEMIASERARMEQTIADAKRQATEDAFLVINEQEESTESCWNCGRKASETCSGCNIARYCGSFCQHKDWERHHRICGQGLHGQSKPLALPTGRVAAAAKSLDGIPSPALEKSSATTSRSSTPASVTAIDTNGL
- the CBFA2T2 gene encoding protein CBFA2T2 isoform X6, which produces MPGSPVEVKIQSRSSPPNMPPLPPVNAGGPRPVSFTPTARKPVPNGINHSPPTLNGAPSPPQRFSNGPSSSSSSSLTNQQLPATCGARQLSKLKRFLTTLQQFGNDISPEIGEKVRTLVLALVNSTVTIEEFHCKLQEATNFPLRPFVIPFLKANLPLLQRELLHCARAAKQTPSQYLAQHEHILLNTNTTSPADSSELLIEVNGNGKRHSPDRREDSSFEREPLPTEPPAKRVCTISPAPRHSPALSIPLMNPSGQFHPTPPPLQHYTLEDIATSHLYRDPSKMLEHREIRDRHGGLGLNGGYQDELVDHRLTEREWADEWKHLDHALNCIMEMVEKTRRSMAVLRRCQEADREELNYWKRRCSETAEPRKAGTELLSRQHSPASADSAGSADSLREFSSRSGTGYVTEEIWKKAEEAVNEVKRQAMSEVQKAVAEAEQKAFEMIASERARMEQTIADAKRQATEDAFLVINEQEESTESCWNCGRKASETCSGCNIARYCGSFCQHKDWERHHRICGQGLHGQSKPLALPTGRVAAAAKSLDGIPSPALEKSSATTSRSSTPASVTAIDTNGL
- the CBFA2T2 gene encoding protein CBFA2T2 isoform X1 → MVGIPGSCQFAGEKRVPVMPGSPVEVKIQSRSSPPNMPPLPPVNAGGPRPVSFTPTARKPVPNGINHSPPTLNGAPSPPQRFSNGPSSSSSSSLTNQQLPATCGARQLSKLKRFLTTLQQFGNDISPEIGEKVRTLVLALVNSTVTIEEFHCKLQEATNFPLRPFVIPFLKANLPLLQRELLHCARAAKQTPSQYLAQHEHILLNTNTTSPADSSELLIEVNGNGKRHSPDRREDSSFEREPLPTEPPAKRVCTISPAPRHSPALSIPLMNPSGQFHPTPPPLQHYTLEDIATSHLYRDPSKMLEHREIRDRHGGLGLNGGYQDELVDHRLTEREWADEWKHLDHALNCIMEMVEKTRRSMAVLRRCQEADREELNYWKRRCSETAEPRKAGTELLSRQHSPASADSAGSADSLREFSSRSGTGYVTEEIWKKAEEAVNEVKRQAMSEVQKAVAEAEQKAFEMIASERARMEQTIADAKRQATEDAFLVINEQEESTESCWNCGRKASETCSGCNIARYCGSFCQHKDWERHHRICGQGLHGQSKPLALPTGRVAAAAKSLDGIPSPALEKSSATTSRSSTPASVTAIDTNGL
- the CBFA2T2 gene encoding protein CBFA2T2 isoform X4; translation: MVGIPGSCQFAGEKRVPVMPGSPVEVKIQSRSSPPNMPPLPPVNAGGPRPVSFTPTALPNGINHSPPTLNGAPSPPQRFSNGPSSSSSSSLTNQQLPATCGARQLSKLKRFLTTLQQFGNDISPEIGEKVRTLVLALVNSTVTIEEFHCKLQEATNFPLRPFVIPFLKANLPLLQRELLHCARAAKQTPSQYLAQHEHILLNTNTTSPADSSELLIEVNGNGKRHSPDRREDSSFEREPLPTEPPAKRVCTISPAPRHSPALSIPLMNPSGQFHPTPPPLQHYTLEDIATSHLYRDPSKMLEHREIRDRHGGLGLNGGYQDELVDHRLTEREWADEWKHLDHALNCIMEMVEKTRRSMAVLRRCQEADREELNYWKRRCSETAEPRKAGTELLSRQHSPASADSAGSADSLREFSSRSGTGYVTEEIWKKAEEAVNEVKRQAMSEVQKAVAEAEQKAFEMIASERARMEQTIADAKRQATEDAFLVINEQEESTESCWNCGRKASETCSGCNIARYCGSFCQHKDWERHHRICGQGLHGQSKPLALPTGRVAAAAKSLDGIPSPALEKSSATTSRSSTPASVTAIDTNGL